The genomic window CGGCGATGCTGGAGGAGGCCGGTCGGCCCGTACTCGGATCGCTCGACGACCCCGGACGAATCGCTCGACTCGACCGTCGCGCCGCGATCCTCGTGCCGGATCCGGATGGCCCTCCCCGCGGCGTCGGTGAGCTCCGCGAGCCGGCCCCTCGGGTCGTAGTAGTAAGCGGCGATGCGGGCCTCGTCGAAGTGAAGCTCGCGGCGACGGCCCTCCCCATCGAAGCCGTGAGAGAGCGTGCCGGCTGCCTGGGCCTCCTTCACCGCCCGCCCGTCGGCGTCATACTCGATCTCCACGACGCTCCACGGGCTGGCCGCGGCGATCAGCCGGCCCGCCGCGTCGTAGGTGTAGGTCGTCTCCCGGCCGTCGGGATACCGCCTCGCCGTGAGCCTCCGCATGGCGTCGTACTCGAGCGTGAAGCGGACGCCGCTGGGATCGCGGGCGGCCACGACGTAGCCCTGGGCGTCGAACTCGAAGGCCTCGACGCGCCCGTCGGGATAGGTCATCCGATGCGGCCGGCCGAGGCGATCGTGGTCGATCGTCGCGCGTTCCCCCCGCGGCCCCGTCGCGGCGATCAGTCGCTGCTCGGAGTCGTACTCGAAGCGGGAGACCCGGCCGGCGGAGTCCGTCACGGAGAGCAGCAGGCCGAACCGATCGTAGGTCCGCTGCTCGCGGTAGCCCATCGGGCCGAGCGCCTCGATCGGCCGGCCGGCCTCGTCCCGGCGGATCCGGACGACGCCGCCGCCCGGCAGCCGGATCGCGACCAGACGCCCGAGCGCGTCGTGGGACCACGTCGTGGTCCGCCCGGCCTCGTCCGCGTACCTCACGAGCCTCCCGAAATCGTCCACCTCGCACGCGGCGAACGTGCCGAGCTGGTCCGAGTAAGTGATCGCCCGCCCGTCCCGCTCCCGCCGGATTGCGATCACCCGGCCAGCCGGCTCGATCACCCGCTCCAGCCGACCCCGGGCATCATACGAATGGGACCATCGGCGACCCATCGGCGACCCGAGTGCGACCTGATTGCCCCGCTCGTCATACTCGGCGACCCACGCGTTGCCCTCCGGGTCCTCGGAGCGGACCGGCAGGTTGAGCTCGTTGAACTGAGTGACCGTCGCGGCCCCCGCGGCGTCGAGCGTGGTGAGCGACCGGGTCGCCGGGTCGTAGCTTTGCAGGGAGACCGGGCCGAGCTCCTCGTCCTCCGAGAACAGGAGGCTGTTGTCCGGGGCGAAGAAGGTCCGCTTGACCTGCCCGAGTGCGTCCACCTTCTCGCGACAGAGGTCCGCCTCGTTGAAACGGTGCAGCGTCCCCCATCCCCGCGAGTCCACCAGCAGGGTCGTCCTCCGCGCCGGGTCGTGGACGAGGCCCCGGTAGCGTACGTCGCCGTCGAGCCACGTCGCGACGGCCCGGCGGTCGCGATCGTACGCGTAGTAGCGGCTGCCGCCGGATGGATTGGTCTCGCGGACGACGAGGTGATCGGCGTACTCGTACTCGTACCGGGCCCCCGACGCGTCCCACGCCGAGACGAGGTCCTGCCTGGCGTCGTATTCGTACCGGGCCAGGATCATCGGGTCGCGATCCGCGGTGCGGAGCTCGACCCGGGTCAGGAGGCCGCGTTCGTAACTCAGGGCGAACCGGCGGCCTCGGCCGTCTGTCGCGCGGACCAGGTGGCCGTCCTCGTCGTGGTCGAACGACGCCGCATTGCCGTTGAGGTCGCTGATCCGGCGCAGGAGCCACGGGTCGTCCGGACGCGGCGGGGCCGCGAAGACGAGCCGTCGCCGGCCGGCGGTGGTGACGATCAGGGTCTCGGCCGTCAGCAGCACCCGCATCGCGCCGAGGGTCTCGCGATGGAACCAGAGCTCGCGGTCCCGCTCGAGCGGCCCGTGCCGCGAGGTCTCCTCGCCGGCCTCGAACAGGATGGCCGTGTCCCCTTCGAGCCTGGCCCAGAGCTCGAGGTCGGACGACCACCCCCAGCCCAGCGGCCCGAGCCGGCCCGACGCCGAGGAGTAGCTCCGGAGCAGCGCGAACGGCATCTCGCCGGAGAGGTGGAACTCCCGCGCGCTGAGTGTGACGACCCCCGTCGCGACGTTCACGCACATGGATGCGATTCCCCGGGGCCCGCCGTCACGTGCACGTCGAGCAGGCCCTTCCTCCGCCGCCTCCCCCGCCGCCCATGCCGATCAGGACGGTGAATTCGCCGACGACGATGTTGTTGGGCGGCGGGAGCGGGATCAGCGCTCCGGGCTCCATGACGATGTCGCCCACGCGTGCGGCCGGCTTGCCGCCAATCATGCAGATCCCCGGGGCGCCGTCCGGCACCGGGGTCGTCACGCCCGGCCCGTGCGGCGTGCCCGAGCACGCCGGCGGGGGCGCATTGGGGATCGGGCAGGTGTGCTGATCGCCGATCCTCCAGGCCGGCTTGCCGCCGATCAACACCGTGGGGCAGGGGGCGCCGAGCAGCGGGGAGCCGTGCTGCGTCGTGTCTCCCAGCCTGGCCGCTGGCTTTCCCATGACGTTCCTCTCCAACCGGCGCTCGGCCGGCCTTCAGTCCCCTGTCGTCTCCACCACCCCGATCAGGCGGAACATGCCGCCGCGTGCCAGGCCCGGGGCGTCCCTCGGGTCGACGAGTTGAACCCGGTCGGTCCCGGAGAAGCGGTAGGCCCGGCCCGTCGCCGGCCCCGCGACCACGACCGGCGGCCCCCCCTCATAGCGAATCCTCGCCTGTTGGCTCCGGGTGATCGCCCTCGTCGCGACCTGGCCGCAGCATTTCATCGGGCTTCTCCTCACGCCACTCGAAGGGCGGCTTGAGCCACTCGTCGATCAACGCCACCACGCCCGCCAGTGCCAGCCAGGCCACCAGGACCTCGGGGACGCTCGCCCCCACGAAGAACGCGAAGGGGAGGGAGGTCCACAGGCCGACGCACTTCACGCACTCGAGCAGCCCCCGCCCCGGCCCCCGATCCAGCCGCCGCCGCAGGCGATCCAGGACGCCCGCCGGCCCGGACTCTCGCACCGCCAGGAACGCCAGCCGCCACGACGCGAGGCCCGCCAGGACGAAGCGGAAGGCCGGATGGTACGGATCGGGGGGCTCCATCGGTCAGTTGATCTTCACCAGCGAGCCCTTGATCGTGTTGATGCCGGAGGCCTCCGCGTTGACCATGGCCCCCTTCACGAGGTTCTTGGCGGAGGCGTCCGACGTGATGTTCGGCGCCTTCTCCTCGATCTTGGTCGAGCCCTCGATCGTGATGCTCGTGCCCTTGATCTCGATCGTGCCCCCGCTCTTGAGCGTGATGCTCGCCGAGCCGGTCTTGAGGATGATCTCGTCCCCGGCCTCGACGGTCAGCTTGTTCTTGACGTTGAGGTTGTCGTCCTTGCCGACCGAGGTGTCGCGCTTCCCGCCGATCGTGTACGAGCCGTCGCTGCCCACGGTGACGGTCTGCGTCTTCCCCACCGTCTGCGTGTGCTTGCCGCCGAACGACTCCGTCTGGCCACCCCCGACGGTGACGGCCTGTGCCGCCCCCACCGTGATCGTCTGCGCCGCCCCCACCGTCACGGCGCGGAGGCCGCCCACGGTGATCTCCTGCGCCGCGCCCACGTTGATGGACTCGTTCACCCCGACCATCCTCGTGCGGGTCAGGGTCACGGTGATCGACTCGTTCGAGCCGACGGTCTCGGTCCGATTCGCGCCGATGGCGATCGTCTCGTTGGCGCCCACCTTCTCGACGCGGTTGACGCCGATGGTGATCGTCTCGTTGTTGTCCACGGTCTCGGTGCGGTCGTGCTTGACGTGGGTCGTCTCGTCGTGGTCGATCGTCTTGGAGCGATCGTGGCCGACGGTGTGCGACTCGTCATTCTCGACGGAGATCGACTGGTCCTTCTCGGCGTGGATGGAGAGCAGCTCGGAGCCCTTCTTGTCCTCCAGGCGGATCTCGTTGAAGTTGGCGCCGGAGCCCCCCTTGGAGCTCCGCGACTTGATGCCGCTCTGCGTCATGTTGGCCGGCAGGGCGTAGGGGGGCATCTGGTCGGCGTTGTAGACGCTGCCGACGATGATCGGCCGGTCCGGATCCCCCTCCTCGAAGGCGACGACGACCTCCTGGCCGACCCGGGGGATGTGAACCATGCCCCACTGCTTGCCGGCCCAGGGCGTCGCCACGCGGATCCAGCACGAGCTGTCGGCGTCGCGCTTGCCGTGGCGGTCCCAGGGGAACTGGACCTTCACCCGGCCGTACTTGTCGGTGAAGATCTCGTCCCCGGCGTTCCCCACCACCACGGCCGTCTGCGTCCCCTCGACCGTGGGCCTCGGCGTCGTCCGCTCCGGGCGGAAGGGGAGGGCGGCCGGGATGCACTGGAAGGAGTTCTCGTAGGACGGCGGCGCGTCGCTCGCGGAGACGTACGCGTCCCCCATCGACGCGGCGTGGGAGACGCCCGTGATCACGTACGCGCCATCCCCGTTGAAGTGGCGCGTGAGCGAGAACTTGTAGCCGGCGATGAGCTGCGGGCAGGTGCTCTTCCCGCGGATCAGCAGCGCCCGGGCCGCCTCCTGCTGCATGCGGATGCCCGCCGTGCGGCCGTTGTCCTCGAAGATGTTCTGGACGTCGCCGGCGCGGTCGCCGCCGCCGGGCGAGATGCCGTCGAACCGCTGGGCGTAGGCGCCGGGGTAGTCGTACAGCTCCAGCGGATCGTTCGCGGGGAGCTTGAGCTTGTGGGCCACCCGCCCTGCCTGCACGGAGTCGACCGTGGACTTGACGGCCTCCAGGTTCTGCCCGGGCAGCTCGAAGCAATGGTCCCAGAGAGTGACTTTTGCGGAACGCAGCTCCTGGGTCTTCTCCCAGGAGAAGATGCGATCCTCCTCGCGCAGGCCGCCCCGCACCTCCTCGAAGATGAGGGCCGGGTCGCCGGGGACGTCGTCGTGGCTCTGGGGGGTGTCGCCGACGACCATCTTGTGGCCGCCCGGCTCGTGCTGGAAGAAGTAGTAGATGCCTTCCTCCTCCATCAGCCGGCTCGCGAACGCGAAGTCGCTCTCGCGGTACTGGACGCAGTAGTCCCTCGCCTTGTACGTCCCCTGGAGCTGGTACGCCGCGTCCAGGCCGGTCAGCACCTGCTTGAGGATCTCCGGCACCGTCATCTGCTGGAAGATGCGGCTCTGAGTCCGTCGCGTCAGCAGCCAGGCCCTGGGGACGAGCTCCGCGTAGTAGCAGGTGAGGAATCCCGGCCCGAGCCCCGAAGGCACGCGACGACCCTGGCTGAATCGGCTCAAGATGCCGTTGATGTATCGCTCATCCCCATCCGCCGTCAGGAAGGAGACGGTGGCCGACTGGCCGAGGACCTTCTCGAAGGGAATTTCCGTCTCCGACTCGGCCAGGAGCTCCAACCGGAACGAGAACAGCCCGGATAGAGATTCCGTACCCGAGACGGCCTGCAAGAGCAGCACGTCCGGGCCGAGGGGGGTCGTCACGGCGATCGGGCGCTTGACCTGGGTATACACGGGCATCGTCGTCGTCCCCCGATCCGGTAGATCCGAACCTGCCCGTCTTTCCCGAAGCGATTCGCGGGAATCCAATCGGAGCACATTCTTTCATAAAGCTGGCGCCGATTCAACGCAGGCAGCCAGCGGCCCCGCCCGCGTCTTCGCCGCAGTCAGGCCATGGGGCTATCGCCATGCGACCCGCTAGCGGTCAAGGATTCGATCGCTCGCCGAGCCCGACGAATTCCGAGAGGAATGATCATGATACGGGCCTGCATGGCGAAACGGGACGCATCCGGTCATCACCGCTTCCACTCTCTGCGACCAGCCGTCCATCGTGGGCCATGATTGCTTGGTGTTTGCCGGTGACGGGATGCCACGCGTGTTGATCGGATGGGCCGTCCGTCCCCGGGTGACCGCGACGGATGGGCGCCACCCGCGATGACCGCCCGATCCAGTCGCGAGATGGCCCCCGCCAGGATGGCACTCCCGGGGCCGCCGCGAGTCCGGCCCGAAGCGACATCATCAATTCGCCATTCCAGCATGTCATCCTTTGACGAGCGGCGTTGCGTGTTGAGGTTTGGCGACGCGGCGTTGATTTCCGAGAAGTAGAGACTGGTCCCCTTGATGCCGGGGGTTTCGCGGCCTAGGTTTACTTAGGTTGCACAGTCGCGACACCATCTCACACCGACGGACGCACCCGAGTCTGCTGCCTTCGTCGCAGCGATCGGGAACATCTCGGTGCCAGTTGATTCGAGACACTCCGACGATGGAGTGCGTGGCCCCCGTCTCTGTGCCAGATCTGGCGTGGCCGCGTTCGGCGGACTGATGTTCGGCCGTGCCGGCTCGGACGGATCGAAATCCGTCCATTTATACCCTGAGCGAGACGCACCGGGAGTTTGACCCTTATGATCGCGAGAGGCAGTTCGGGAGTGTCCCAGAGGACCATGGCGGCGACATTCGCCCTGGGATGCATCGTGGCCGCCGCGACGCGAGCCGAGGCCGGGCTCGTCGTCTCCGTGGAGGCACCCGGCGTGATGAGCTCGAAGGTTTCGGGGATCACAACGGAAACCTTCGATGGCCTCCCCCCGGGGATTGCTTCGAGCCTCGACACCGCCGTGGGCACCCTCGCGTCGAGGGGCCGGTTCGCCATCTTGAATGCCGACTCCTACGGGGGCGCCGACGCGGGCGGCGAGTACATCAGCCTCGGTGCGCAGAGCGGGTCGCCGGCCCCCATGACGCTCACCTTCGCCTCGCCGCAGGCCTACTTCGGCATGTGGTGGTCGGCGGCCGACGCCTACAACGAAATCACGTTCTATTCGGGGCAACAGGCGCTGGGTAGCTTCAACTCGCCCTTCGTCCTGGACGCCCTCAACGCGCTGCCGGACGGCAGGAAGTACTACGGCAATCCGAACGGCTGGGGCGATGCCTCGGAGCCCTTCGCCTACCTGAACTTCTTCGGCACCGGCGGCACCACGATCACCTCGGTCGTCTTCGCCAATTCCGGGACGACGGCGACCGGATTCGAGTCGGACAACTGGAGCATCGCGTCCGTCGCCCCGTCGACGATTCGGGGCACGATCATCGCAGGCGCCATCGTCCCGGAGCCGTCCTCATTGGTCCTCGCGGGAGTCGCCTGCGCGGCCGGCGGGCTCGCCGCCGTGCGGTGGAGGTCTCGTCGGACTCGTTGACGGAAGCACCGCGGGGGCTTGGCGTGGAAGGCCCCATTGATCCTCCAGGTGCCCCCGACCCGGCCAGCCTGCCTGGCGGTCCCCGACTCAAGACCCGTCCGTCGGTCGCGCGAAGCGTCGCCGCAACCGGCGATCCGGCCCCGACGTTTCGAGGGCCGATTGGCCGGGGCGGTCGCAGCTCGCGGCGGACCACGGCGCTTCGCCAGGCGTGCTCGATCGATCCCGATCCTCGGGCGGGTTTCGTGGTGCCGGAAGACCCACCGAATCGCGCCCCTCAGATTGTCCAATCGGGGATGTAGACCCGGCGCATCCCCTCGTTCTCCTTCATCAGGTCGGTGAAGGTCGTCTGGTCCACGACGTCGGAGATGGATTGTCGGACTCGGCCCCAGAAGCCGAAGAAGGGGCACTGTCCGGGGTATTCGCACTCCTTGGGGCGGGAGACGCTGACGCAGTCCACCGGAGCGATCGGGCCGTCGATGAATCGGATGACTTCGCCGATCTTGAGGCGGTCGGCCGGCTTGGCCAGGAAGTAGCCACCCTCCACACCGCGACGGCTATTCACGTAGCCGCCCCCTTTCAACTGGCTGAGGATGGCCTCCAGGAACTTGATCGGGATGTGTTGCCGCTCGGCGATCTCGCTCGCCTTCAACGGCGTGGAATCCGCGTGCTCCGCCAGCGCGTACAGCGCCCGGAGGGCGTAATAACACTTTGCGGAGACGGTCATTGTGCGACTCTTGCGGTGGGAAGGGGACCTACGCCGCCAGGACCGGATGGAGCACGCCGGGGAATCTCGCCACGGCCCGAACGCTCGCGGCCGTCCTGGTCATTCTTGATCGATTTTACGGTCTTTCAAGATGCGACGCCATCCTCCCGGACGTAGGCCTTTCGCGCGGCGACGATTGGATGCGATAACATCGGCCCCGGGGGCTCGTGATTCAGGCACCTGGGCTTTTCCTGCACGGCCCGCTTGATCCTCCCGGCGTTCAGGCTGGAGAGTCCCACCCAGAGCATCGACGCACCCAGAGTCCAGGAGATCATGCCGAGCAGTTGCCCCGTGCTCCCTTTCGCCGAGTCCACGAAGAAGACGCAGAACCAAAGCCCGGCCGGCATCTGGAGCGCGAAGAGAGGGAAGCTCGCCTCGGAGGCCCGGGCAAACAAATGGTTTGACAGACCCCACGCCAGCAACCCCCGGCCCCTCGCCAGGTCCACAATGACCACGAGCAAGGCCGGGGCCAGCAGCCCGTGACGTAACGGGACATAGGGAATGCCCGGCACGAGCGCCAGGCCAGCGAACATCCCCAGCATCACCAGGTCGCCGGCGGAAGTCCGCGGGGCGGCCGCGGAAGTCCGGACCTCGATCTCCTCCCGGTCGATCCCCAGGCCGAACCACCGACCGAGCAGCACTCCCGCGAGGAATTGAGGCAGCCAGCTTAGCGGATGAAATCGCAGCACGGTCAGCCACGTCCCGCCGAGGTCGATGGATCGAACCGTCCAGGCGTCGCCATAAGGATCGACCGTCAGGTAGAGAGCGGGAGGGAGCCACGCGAGGAACGCCATAAGGCCCGCCAGTCGGAGAAGCCTGCTCCGATCCATCCCCAGGGTCAATCGGCCTGCCAGCGGAAACGCGGCGTAGAACGCCGCGAACGCCGAGAGCGCCCACGCCGGCGCATTCCACCAAAGCGCGAAGGGCGGGAACCAGGCCTGCACCATGGTCAAGCTGGTGGCGACACCCCCAGCAATCTCCAGGGGCGTCGCATGCCTGGCCGTGAACGGCAGGAGCGCGGGTGCTGGAATCAGCAGGACGAGCGAGAGGAGGTAAAGCGGGTAGAGCCTGAAGAGCCGCCCTCTCCAGAATCGCCCCGCGGACATCTTCAAGCGACCCCTCCCGTCGAGGTAGGCGTATGCCAGGAGGAACCCCGACAACTCGAAGAAGAAGCCCGTCGACACGTATCCCCGGCTCATCAGGCGCGTGAGGCACGCCGGAAGCCGTTCAATGATCCCGAACGTCAGCAGCCCTGCGTCATGAGCCTGCTTGACGTGGAAAAGATAAATGTGAACCGCCGCGAAGATGCGCACACCTGAAAGGGCCGGCAGTTTCGGACGCGTGCTTCCCCCGGGTTCTGTCCACATGGCAACTTTCTCCACCACGGAAAGTAAGTCAGCCAGCGGAACTCGCTCCCCCACCGTTATTCCTATCGGTTCAGGAGACATTGGGGGTCAGGCAGCTCCATCCCTTGCAAATTTTGCTGGCAAGGGTGGAGACTCTATTGACAAATCTATATTCAGTCGATAGGAATAATATACAAGCCGGGCCGAGCCCGTCATTCGGGATGTTAGCCGCGAAAACCGCGGGCCGGCGGCGAGTTGGGAAGAGACCCATGGTGCCCAAGCGATCCTAGAAGGCAGACAGGGCAGGAATTCCATGAACGGCGAACCGGACACTTCGACGAGCGGGCCCGCGCGTCTCATCACGCGTGAGGACGACTTTCACGAAGCGAGGCTGTGGAGCCGGGCCAGGCGAAACCTGACGCTCCTCTACTCGGGCCGTCCGGGATGCTGTGCGACCTCTCACGCTCGCGGAGCGGTCGATGGGGAACGAGGGGGGCCGGAGGTTGTCGAGCGGCCGGCGCCGTGGTCGCCCGCGGCGACGTGTACGGCCGGTTGAGCCCGGTTCTTCATCCCCTCGCATTCACGACCCCTCCCCGCGGAGCTTATCGAAGACATGATCACGATCACGGTGCCCACGGGCCATGTCGGCCGTCATCTCGTCGAGTGGCTCGCGTCCTCGGGTCGCGCCTTGACGGTCATCGCGAGGCGGCCGGACCGGCTGCCTCGGTACCTGCACGAGAGAGAGATCGTCCGCCGGGCCTGCTCCGAGGACGCTGCGGCGGTGGCGAGGGCGACGGAGGGCACGGACGTGCTTTTCTGGGTGTCGCCCTCCAATCCGACCGCCCCGGACGTCCGCGGCTGGTATCGCCGGCTCGCCGAGGTGGTCGGCAAGGCGGTGCGCGTCAATCGCATCCCTCGGGTCGTCAACCTCTCGAGCGTCGGCGCGGGCTGGGCGGACGGCCTGGGGCCGATCTCCGGGCTCAACGAGGTCGAGCGGGCGATCAACGACGCGGCAAAGGATGTCACCCACATCCGAGCCGGGTTCTTCATGGAGAACTTCCTCGGCCAGCTGGCCTCACTTCGGGGCGAGGGCGAGATCCCTTGGCTTTACCCGGGGAGCATGACCTTCCCGATGATCGCCGCGCGGGACATCGCCGAGGTGGCCGCCCGCCGCCTCCTCGACGCACGATGGACGGGCCGCTGTGTCCAGGCCCTGCACGGGCCCGCCGACCTGTCCCTGGACGCGGCCGTGAACACGCTCGGTGTGATCCTCGGCCGACGGCTGCGCAACGTCCAGCTCTCCGCCGACGAGTATCGCCGCCGGGCGCTGGAGGCGGGGCTCTCCCAGGACTTCGCGGACAGGTATGTCCAGATGTGCGAGGCCCTTGGCGTCCTCGGATGGTCCCGGCTGGGCGAGCCTCGGACACCGGATACGACAACGAGCACGACCCTCGGTGCGTGGGCGAGTGAGGTCCTGATACCGCTTGTCAGGGCCGCCTGACCCGATGGCTCCGCCCCACGTCTCCGCGCCGAGATGCCGCGGCGTGCGACACTCGCACCACCCATCTCCCGCACGCCGCGGCTGATTTCAAGTCCCGCTCGCCGCCTTCTCGACGCCCGAAAGATACTCCGCGATCGTCTCCGCGGCTTCCTCGCCGGACTTGATGCACTGCGGCACTCCGACGCCGTGATACGCATTGCCGGCCAGCGCGAGGCCGGGGATGGCTCGGATGCGATCCTCGATCGAGCGTACCAGGTCGATGTGGCCGAGCTCGTACTGCGGCATCACGCCCGGCCACCGACGGATCCGAGTCAGGGACGGCTCCCCGCGGATCCCGAGTAATCGACCGAGTTCCGCCGCGGCCGTCGCGATGATCTCCGGGTCGGGCCGGTCCAGGGTCGCCGCCCGGAACGCCCCGCCGAGGAAGGCCCTGAGGAGGACCATGTCGGCCGGGGCTCGCCCCGCGAACTTCACGCTCGAGAACGTCGCGGAGAGCACCTGCAGCTTCTCGACCTCCGGGACGACGAATCCGAATCCGTCGAGTCGATGCTCAATCTGGTCGCGCGAGTAGGCGAGCGAGACGATGGCGCAGGAGGTGGAGCGAATCCGGCCGAGTTCCGCCCCCAGGTCCGGGTCGATCCCCGTCAGCAGTCGGGCCGCGTCGCGGGCCGCCGTGGCCACGACGACGGCGTCGGCCAGGAAGTCTCCCGAGTCGGCGACGCTCACCCGCCAGCCGCCACCCGGCAGCCGTGCCAGGCCCCGGACGGCGGCACCGCAACGCACGGCGTTCGGCGGCAGGCTCCGAATGGTCGCTTCCACCAGGCTGCCCATGCCGTCGCGAAGTCCCGCGAACATCCCGTAGCGCGCGCCGCTGCCCGCCGCCTTGCCGGCGGTTCCGTCGGCCGGTCCCGCGCCGGTGGTATCCCGCTCCCGCCTCGCACGCTCCGCACGCTCGCGGAGCGAGGCGCGGATCAGGCTGCCATGATTGCGCTCCATCTCGCGGAATCGCGGCATGGTCGCCTCGGCGCTCAGGCGCTCCGGGTCCCCCGTGTACATCCCGCCGACCAGGGGCTGGATCAGGCGTTCGTAGGCCCCCTTCCCGAAGCGGCGGCGGGCGAAGCCGGCGAGGCTCTCGTCCGCCAGGTCCGACCGGCCGACGAGCAGCTCCATCCCCATCCGGAGCTTGCTGAAAGGGCCCAGGATCGGGGTCGTCACCATCGGCCACAGCCGCGTCGGCGCCATCACCATCAGGCCGTCCGGGAGCGGCACCAGCCGTCCCTCGGAGACCACGAACGCCCGCCGATGCGACGGGTCGGTCGGGATGACCTCGCCCTCGAGGCCCACCCGACGACACAGGTCCACCGCATGCGGAGTCGCCGTCAGGAAGCTGTCCGCGCTCTCCTCGATCAGGAAGCCGCGATCGCGGACCGTCCCGAGCACGCCGCCCGCCCGCTCTCCCGCTTCAAGGACGTGCACATCGACGCGAGGGACCGTGTCAACGAGCCGACGGGCCGCGGCGAGCCCCGAGATGCCCCCGCCTATGACCGCCACCACGCCCGCCCTGGGCTCGGGTGTCCACGACGAAAAGTCTCCGCTCGACATCGTTTGCATGTGCTTTACCGGGCCAGATTGGGCCCGCCGTATGGCCTGGGCCGTTGACAGGGCGGGGCGGCGTCTCTATTCTGGACGTTTATGTCCATTGCTGTCAAGGACGGCGGTGGGCACCACACGATGGGGTGGCGACGATGGACGTCCCGAATGCGGCGGTGTTGCACGGGCGCGGCATGGGCAGATTCGCGGAGCGGGACTTCGCGAAGAGCCCGTTGATCGTATTCTACGAGGTGACGAAGGCGTGCGACCTCGTCTGCCGGCACTGTCGGGCCAGCGCACAGCCCCAGTCTGACCCGAACGAGTTGAGCACCGAGCTGGCGAAGCGCCTGATCGATCAGCTCGCGAGCTTCTCCGTCCAGCCGATGCTGGTCCTCAGCGGCGGGGATCCGCTCAAGCGGCCGGACATCTACGAGCTGGTCCGGCACTCGGCGGAAAGCGGCTTGGAGACGGCGATCACCCCCTCGCCCACGCCGCTGGTGACGACCGGGGCGATAGCCCGCCTCAAGGAGGCGGGCGTCCACCGGATGGCCGTGAGCATCGACGGCGCCGATGCCGCGACCCACGACGGCCTGCGCGGGGTGGCCGGGAGCTTCGACCAGACGCAGCGGATCATGCGGGACGCCCGAGCCCTGAACATCCCGGTCCAGGTGAACACGACCCTGAACCCGGCGAATTACGGCCAGATCGAGGCCATGGCGGACATGCTCGCCGGCCACGGCATCGTCCTCTGGTCGCTATTCCTCATCGTACCGGTCGGTCGGGCCACGGCCGACCTGCGGATGACCGGCGAGCAGTACGAGCGGGCGTTCGCCCGGATCTACGCCCAGTCCCTGAAGCAGCCGTACGGCATCAAGACGACGGAAGGGATGCACTACCGGCGGTACGTCGCGCAGCGGCGCGTGAGGGCGAAGCAGGAGGCGGCGAGGGCGGGGGCCCCGTCGCCGGCAGGCGGGATGCCCGCCGGCCCGCCTCGCGGCCGTGACGGTCGACCGGGCCATCCGCAGTTCCTGACCACCGGCGTGAACGACGGCAAGGGCGTGATGTTCATCAGCCACGCCGGCCTGATACACCCCAGCGGCTTCATGCCGCTCGTCTGCGGCATGTTCCCATTCAACAGCGTCGTGGACGTCTACCAGAACGCCCCCATCTTTCGGCGGCTCCGCGAGCCGGACACGTTCGAGGGCAAGTGCGGCTACTGCGAGTTCCGCAACCTCTGCGGCGGCAGTCGCGCCCGGGCCTTCAACGTCGCGGGCAGCCCCTACGCCGCCGAGCCCGACTGCGTCTACCAGCCAGCCGGCGTGCCGGCGGCGGTCTGACCCCGCAGCTCACGATCCGCGAATTGGGGCCCGGCCGGTCGCGTTGCCCGGGCGGGCAAGGTTGATTCTTGCATAGCCGATCGTGTCCGGTGCCCCGGGGCGAGTGCCGAGCATATCCAGCGTCCACGACGCCGGC from Aquisphaera giovannonii includes these protein-coding regions:
- a CDS encoding RrF2 family transcriptional regulator; its protein translation is MTVSAKCYYALRALYALAEHADSTPLKASEIAERQHIPIKFLEAILSQLKGGGYVNSRRGVEGGYFLAKPADRLKIGEVIRFIDGPIAPVDCVSVSRPKECEYPGQCPFFGFWGRVRQSISDVVDQTTFTDLMKENEGMRRVYIPDWTI
- the hemG gene encoding protoporphyrinogen oxidase; its protein translation is MQTMSSGDFSSWTPEPRAGVVAVIGGGISGLAAARRLVDTVPRVDVHVLEAGERAGGVLGTVRDRGFLIEESADSFLTATPHAVDLCRRVGLEGEVIPTDPSHRRAFVVSEGRLVPLPDGLMVMAPTRLWPMVTTPILGPFSKLRMGMELLVGRSDLADESLAGFARRRFGKGAYERLIQPLVGGMYTGDPERLSAEATMPRFREMERNHGSLIRASLRERAERARRERDTTGAGPADGTAGKAAGSGARYGMFAGLRDGMGSLVEATIRSLPPNAVRCGAAVRGLARLPGGGWRVSVADSGDFLADAVVVATAARDAARLLTGIDPDLGAELGRIRSTSCAIVSLAYSRDQIEHRLDGFGFVVPEVEKLQVLSATFSSVKFAGRAPADMVLLRAFLGGAFRAATLDRPDPEIIATAAAELGRLLGIRGEPSLTRIRRWPGVMPQYELGHIDLVRSIEDRIRAIPGLALAGNAYHGVGVPQCIKSGEEAAETIAEYLSGVEKAASGT
- a CDS encoding NAD(P)H-binding protein, whose amino-acid sequence is MITITVPTGHVGRHLVEWLASSGRALTVIARRPDRLPRYLHEREIVRRACSEDAAAVARATEGTDVLFWVSPSNPTAPDVRGWYRRLAEVVGKAVRVNRIPRVVNLSSVGAGWADGLGPISGLNEVERAINDAAKDVTHIRAGFFMENFLGQLASLRGEGEIPWLYPGSMTFPMIAARDIAEVAARRLLDARWTGRCVQALHGPADLSLDAAVNTLGVILGRRLRNVQLSADEYRRRALEAGLSQDFADRYVQMCEALGVLGWSRLGEPRTPDTTTSTTLGAWASEVLIPLVRAA
- a CDS encoding acyltransferase family protein produces the protein MWTEPGGSTRPKLPALSGVRIFAAVHIYLFHVKQAHDAGLLTFGIIERLPACLTRLMSRGYVSTGFFFELSGFLLAYAYLDGRGRLKMSAGRFWRGRLFRLYPLYLLSLVLLIPAPALLPFTARHATPLEIAGGVATSLTMVQAWFPPFALWWNAPAWALSAFAAFYAAFPLAGRLTLGMDRSRLLRLAGLMAFLAWLPPALYLTVDPYGDAWTVRSIDLGGTWLTVLRFHPLSWLPQFLAGVLLGRWFGLGIDREEIEVRTSAAAPRTSAGDLVMLGMFAGLALVPGIPYVPLRHGLLAPALLVVIVDLARGRGLLAWGLSNHLFARASEASFPLFALQMPAGLWFCVFFVDSAKGSTGQLLGMISWTLGASMLWVGLSSLNAGRIKRAVQEKPRCLNHEPPGPMLSHPIVAARKAYVREDGVAS
- a CDS encoding Npun_F0296 family exosortase-dependent surface protein, producing the protein MAATFALGCIVAAATRAEAGLVVSVEAPGVMSSKVSGITTETFDGLPPGIASSLDTAVGTLASRGRFAILNADSYGGADAGGEYISLGAQSGSPAPMTLTFASPQAYFGMWWSAADAYNEITFYSGQQALGSFNSPFVLDALNALPDGRKYYGNPNGWGDASEPFAYLNFFGTGGTTITSVVFANSGTTATGFESDNWSIASVAPSTIRGTIIAGAIVPEPSSLVLAGVACAAGGLAAVRWRSRRTR